A single region of the Streptomyces virginiae genome encodes:
- a CDS encoding acyl-CoA dehydrogenase family protein — protein MRGAPGEGTALGTPPDLAADPLIESVTRTATAVLRPDAERVAVEGVSGARLDELARCGAYGILGYEPMPGSGCTGNAVVREVHEILSAVDPSTWFVYTQHFALVKALMKSADTTQRDRWLPDLATGARRATAGFAYLRQPRPPVSAERCARGWRLRGRVPWMTGWGLAEMALVGAVTADDRALCVRVDTGPGMAVVASPPLWAMGATHTAAVELRDVVVAPEDVISVEPRPDWARSYDLENANANPAVFGHLRAAVDLLLAVAPRAGATYETLAHRLAEEAARLRGEAYAMRDELAPEQGVPARTEVRAAALDLGVRAATACVAATGGRAVQYGNTAGRLAREALFHLIQAQTSQLRQATAEVTLRGI, from the coding sequence ATGCGCGGGGCACCCGGCGAGGGAACGGCCTTGGGGACGCCTCCGGATCTGGCGGCCGATCCGTTGATCGAGTCGGTGACGCGCACGGCGACCGCCGTGCTCCGGCCCGATGCGGAGCGCGTCGCCGTGGAAGGCGTATCCGGCGCCCGGTTGGACGAGCTGGCGCGGTGCGGTGCCTACGGGATCCTCGGGTACGAGCCGATGCCCGGAAGCGGTTGCACCGGGAACGCGGTCGTCCGTGAGGTGCACGAGATCCTCTCCGCCGTCGATCCGTCCACCTGGTTCGTGTACACCCAGCACTTCGCCCTGGTGAAGGCGCTGATGAAGAGCGCCGACACCACTCAGCGGGACCGTTGGCTGCCCGACCTGGCCACGGGCGCACGGCGGGCGACGGCCGGCTTCGCGTATCTGCGTCAGCCGCGGCCGCCCGTGTCCGCGGAGCGCTGCGCGCGGGGGTGGCGGCTCCGTGGCCGTGTGCCCTGGATGACCGGCTGGGGCCTCGCGGAGATGGCGCTCGTCGGAGCCGTCACCGCCGATGACCGGGCCCTGTGCGTACGCGTGGACACCGGCCCCGGCATGGCCGTGGTGGCGTCGCCGCCGCTGTGGGCGATGGGCGCGACGCACACGGCGGCCGTCGAGCTGCGGGATGTCGTCGTTGCGCCGGAGGACGTGATCTCCGTCGAGCCCAGGCCGGACTGGGCCCGGTCCTACGATCTGGAGAACGCGAACGCCAACCCGGCCGTCTTCGGGCATCTGCGTGCGGCCGTCGATCTGTTGCTGGCGGTCGCGCCGCGGGCCGGGGCCACGTACGAGACCCTCGCCCATCGGCTGGCGGAGGAGGCGGCCCGGTTGCGCGGTGAGGCGTACGCGATGCGGGACGAGCTGGCTCCCGAGCAGGGGGTACCGGCCCGGACCGAGGTGCGGGCCGCGGCCTTGGACCTGGGGGTGAGGGCCGCCACCGCCTGTGTGGCGGCAACGGGAGGGCGCGCGGTGCAGTACG
- the zwf gene encoding glucose-6-phosphate dehydrogenase has product MASSTPDHVIVLFGATGDLARRKLLPGLFHLAKAGLMPRRYRIVGSAPAAEALSDEEFRAHARQAVTEFGRSRPEGPVWEEFESALSFGSADPNAPEPLVAAVGAAEQAVGGTPRRLFHLAVPPVAFTSMVELLGATGLAQDARVIVEKPFGTDLASARALNGAIHAVFDESRVFRIDHFLGKEAVDNILALRFANGLFEPLWNREHISHVQIDVPEQIDIQGRAHFFEGTGTFRDMIVTHLFQLLGFVAMEPPVVLDAQSLRDEQVKVFRSMRPLDPAHVVRGQYTGYRAEPGVDPASDTETFAALRVEIDNWRWAGVPFHLRSGKALAEGRHVVTLGLREPVLGMFPLNARAAVDGRGNELVIDFADPGSITARFLVKEPGPTMRLAEADMVFGYQSSFTADNSLEGYEHLLLEAMLGDQSFFTRSDGIERLWEISAPLLDSPPPVEPYAPGSWGPDSIDALVAPHRWHLPDRPTPL; this is encoded by the coding sequence ATGGCCTCAAGCACACCCGACCACGTCATCGTCCTCTTCGGCGCCACGGGAGACCTGGCCCGCCGCAAGCTGCTGCCGGGCCTGTTCCACCTCGCCAAGGCGGGGCTGATGCCCCGGCGCTACCGCATCGTCGGCTCCGCCCCGGCGGCCGAGGCCCTGAGCGACGAGGAGTTCCGCGCCCACGCGCGGCAGGCCGTGACCGAGTTCGGCCGTTCGCGCCCCGAAGGCCCCGTATGGGAGGAGTTCGAGTCCGCCCTGTCCTTCGGCTCGGCCGACCCGAATGCCCCGGAGCCGCTGGTGGCAGCGGTCGGAGCCGCCGAGCAGGCCGTCGGTGGCACTCCGCGACGGCTCTTCCACCTCGCCGTTCCGCCCGTCGCGTTCACCTCGATGGTCGAGCTCCTCGGCGCGACGGGGCTCGCCCAGGACGCCCGGGTCATCGTGGAGAAGCCCTTCGGCACCGACCTCGCGTCCGCCCGCGCACTCAACGGGGCCATCCATGCCGTGTTCGACGAGTCCCGGGTGTTCCGCATCGACCACTTCCTCGGCAAGGAGGCGGTCGACAACATCCTCGCCCTCCGGTTCGCCAACGGTCTCTTCGAACCCCTGTGGAACCGCGAGCACATCAGCCATGTGCAGATCGACGTACCCGAGCAGATCGACATCCAGGGCCGAGCGCACTTCTTCGAGGGCACCGGAACCTTCCGCGACATGATCGTCACTCATCTGTTCCAGCTGCTCGGGTTCGTCGCCATGGAACCGCCGGTCGTCCTCGACGCACAGTCGCTCCGGGACGAGCAGGTCAAGGTCTTCCGCAGCATGCGACCACTGGACCCGGCCCACGTCGTCCGCGGACAGTACACCGGCTACAGGGCCGAGCCCGGGGTCGATCCGGCCTCCGACACCGAGACCTTCGCCGCCCTGCGCGTCGAGATCGACAACTGGCGCTGGGCCGGTGTCCCCTTCCACCTGCGCTCGGGCAAGGCGCTGGCCGAGGGCCGGCACGTCGTGACCCTGGGGCTGCGCGAGCCCGTCCTCGGCATGTTCCCCCTGAACGCGCGGGCCGCCGTCGACGGGCGGGGCAACGAACTCGTCATCGACTTCGCCGATCCCGGCTCCATCACCGCCCGGTTCCTCGTCAAGGAACCCGGCCCCACCATGCGGTTGGCGGAGGCCGACATGGTCTTCGGCTACCAGAGCTCCTTCACCGCCGACAACTCCCTGGAGGGATACGAGCACCTCCTCCTGGAGGCCATGCTCGGCGACCAGTCCTTCTTCACCCGGTCCGACGGCATCGAACGCCTGTGGGAGATCTCGGCCCCGCTGCTGGACTCGCCCCCTCCCGTGGAGCCGTACGCCCCCGGAAGCTGGGGGCCGGACAGCATCGACGCACTCGTCGCCCCGCACCGCTGGCATCTTCCCGACCGGCCGACACCGTTGTGA